The segment TTCTCTCCCTTCAGATGTGCTACACTAGCTACAGTAGGTTTCCATCCATTTGGCGACAGATTTACATGGGAATACTCTAAAATCAGCATTAAAACAATATAAACATTTTACCACCAGAGAGGTGTtttcatcaaattgacttgttgcggataaaaggctgtgctTGATGACATAGTGCAGATTAAAAATACCCTTTGTGGTAAAATgtccatgtaccgaataaaaaatacaagttaaatgggtttagatggcattttcaactctactgaggGTTTTCTCACAATTTCTTTTTTGAGCTTtatagcaaatgtgcccactcCGGTATTGGAACATGCCCTTAAACCCACAGCGCTATTTGAAagcagcatcaagctcatcaccatgCACATTCACCACCCCAGGAAGTTCAACATAAACATATTTAATCTgttgcctaataaactgcatgctttcccgacaagtcgtagtgggaggaccacacacgttatagcgtgactccaagtttactttcaTATCATGGTTATTATATCATTATTTGGCCTTAAATGCGTTTCCACTGACATTTCTTGCATAAAtatttttacagacacaaaaagatcccaccttgtctagcgtattttgttttcttgacatttggaaagttttaagaaatattttctgtttccatcaggcctgtcatgacTTATTTTAAgcgacatgtactttactcgcataaaaaggttAGAAGGAAAACTGGTTTGTTTTCTCTTTACCTTTCTCTGATGGATTCCCTTCAGCAGAGCGAATGTGCTGAGATGGTTGCAGGAGCACACAGTGTGGGTGGAGTTTGACATCACTGAGGTGCAACCCCGCCCAGACCACACCCCCGGTCCATTCTCATCCGACCAATAAACACAGGTGGGGTCAACATCACTGGACTAGGACACAGTGGATatgggttggggtcaattccatttagaCTCAGTAAATTCGTGAAAGAATGTGACTTCATGAAAAATATATCAatgaaaaacatgttttactGACAGCCAGAAACTATTAAGAAGAGACAAGTGTTACCTGCAGGTGATTGAAAGTGAGATTAACCGGTTGGGGCAGGTTTGTTGTGTTGGAGTTGCTAACGGACACCGTCGCAGCACTTGACATGAGCTGCTGGCTCTGATGAGAAGTGTTGTCCTTCAGACTATCCAGATTCTTATAGCTGAGCAGAACAACAAACGCAAACCCTGCACACAAAAAACAACACAAGAAAACATAAGGCCTGATACAAAAACATGTACAACTCACAATATCTCAAGTGAATCTATCAATGTATGTCTTTAGTAATATTTGGAGCAGATGATTGGTACTGTAGGACTGCGGCTACCTGGGTAATTCTGGTCATCTCCGACCACCGTCTCCCAGGTGGTGTCAAGTTGAGTGTTCTCATTGGTCAGGCTGACTGGTCCTTTAGGTGGAGTCTTGTCTCTCCTCACCATAATCTCAACCTCTGTTTTTCAACATATTGACAAAATCAAGACAGACCAAAAATCACCATTACTGAACACAATATTGCATTAATTATATTTTAAAGTTGACACAATCTAATGTGCTTGTTAGAGCTCCGTTTATGGTCAGTAAGGTGCTCAGATTGTGGTCTTCCTGTGGtactgtaacgtctgcttccaactcacactcccaaacacgtagatcccctgatagcagctcactttccaactcacactctcaaacacgtagatcccctgaacacagctcaatctccagatcccaatcacctgaattctgatcacctgttcacacacctgtatatgattatcacacactatttagttcagttcattgcaCCTCATCATTGTGAggtgttgtttgttttgtgataCACTTCTATTGGGAGCTCTGTTTTTTTTCCATCTGTAATTTAatcctcctgtgtatgatagtGAGGCAGGAAAAAACTAACgatgccttttgcctattccctgcctgtactttagcctatcggatttcctcttatcaacctattgcctgatctcccggacgttACTAgtcttttccctgcctgtactgttgcctttttggattTGTTGTGTAAGACCTTCTGCCTGccactggacccagctacctgcctcttcCTGTGGTCCCTTACAaggaaacacctgctgcgccctgcgcttgaaaccagctctctgtcttccatcgtgTTCAATAAAGGTACCTGCGAGGTGCTCAGTAAATGGTAAATATGTGGTCAGCgtgtgctcagtgtgtgtgttacctgtgaggTTGGTTTCTATCCTGGTCATGTTCTCTGTCAGCAGTGGAGCGATCAGTCTGATCGAGATTTCAATGGTTCTCAGTAACTTAGTCACTTCACTGCTACTACGGTGACCATTGAACTGGAGGTCTAGTTGAAGAACATCCGTGGTATTAACCAGTAACTAGAGAAGAGAGACATAAGGgttttgtacgtgtgtgtgtgcgtttgcatgtgtgtttctgtgtggtaaCTTACTGTCAAAAGCCCATCTCCAGTTGACAGCGGTCTTGTAGGTCCAGACAACGTAGAGTTGTTCAACACCAAACATTTGTTTCTCAACAGAGACAAGAAACTATCAAAGCCTGGTAGAGTCTGGGAGGGGGGGCATGTGCATTAGTGGGAAAATGCATAAAACATTTCAAGATCAAGGAAAAATACCCTTTTCTCAATTAGTAATTCTAAAGTAAAGCTTTACCTGTCCGGGCTGTGTTTCATACTGGTCACAATTAAGCTCTAAAGTAAAAATATGGAGACATATTACCTCTAACCGTTCTACAGTACACTATGTACAGAGTAAAACCTGACATAGAATGTTATGGTGCTTCAGTACAGTCAGCTAGTACATGGAAGACAGACAAAAGGTAGCCACCTTAGAGTATTTAGACAAAACCCAATACAACACCCAAGAGGAAATGTTTCTCACCTGCACACTGAGTTTGTCTGTTGCCGTAGTTACTGAATCCTGTGGGACACTTGCACAGGTAGCTACCCACCTGATTGACACAGATTCCCCGTTGCCCACAAAAATGTTGGTTCTCAACACACTCATCTATGTCTGATTAGAGAAAGAGAGTGGTAAAGGGAAAAGTAGTGGAGATGGAAAG is part of the Salvelinus fontinalis isolate EN_2023a chromosome 6, ASM2944872v1, whole genome shotgun sequence genome and harbors:
- the LOC129858126 gene encoding adhesion G protein-coupled receptor E5-like produces the protein MGAILFLLIVALLKDQGARVTRCANGFTQPYSNPGFLNCIDIDECVENQHFCGQRGICVNQVGSYLCKCPTGFSNYGNRQTQCAELNCDQYETQPGQTLPGFDSFLSLLRNKCLVLNNSTLSGPTRPLSTGDGLLTLLVNTTDVLQLDLQFNGHRSSSEVTKLLRTIEISIRLIAPLLTENMTRIETNLTEVEIMVRRDKTPPKGPVSLTNENTQLDTTWETVVGDDQNYPGFAFVVLLSYKNLDSLKDNTSHQSQQLMSSAATVSVSNSNTTNLPQPVNLTFNHLQSSDVDPTCVYWSDENGPGVWSGRGCTSVMSNSTHTVCSCNHLSTFALLKGIHQRKGSGQLSLVMWVGVFVALTCVVLSLITSLWCRYVSRKRRGGHRRQQDVQLHRK